One Thermoanaerobacter pseudethanolicus ATCC 33223 DNA window includes the following coding sequences:
- a CDS encoding cyclodeaminase/cyclohydrolase family protein yields the protein MLIDDSLKEYIEKVASKSPTPGGGSVSAVSASLGIALSSMVYNLTIGRKFYEEYTDDIKEEIQQGLSICNRLLAEYVKLIDEDTVAYDEVMKALKMPKDTEENRKIRNEALQKAYINAMNVPLKLARLCGEAFTPTMLIAEYGNPNAISDAAVGAILLYAAIEGAVLNVKVNLPYIKDKELAEKARIECDEILNKYKEVRDEVVNKVLNKISG from the coding sequence ATGCTAATTGATGATTCATTAAAGGAGTATATTGAAAAAGTGGCCTCAAAATCACCAACACCGGGAGGAGGAAGTGTATCGGCGGTATCAGCAAGCCTTGGGATTGCCCTTTCTTCTATGGTTTACAATCTTACAATAGGGCGAAAATTTTATGAGGAATATACTGATGATATTAAAGAAGAGATTCAACAAGGGCTTAGTATATGTAATCGACTTCTTGCAGAATATGTAAAGCTTATTGATGAAGACACTGTAGCTTATGACGAAGTGATGAAAGCCCTTAAAATGCCAAAAGATACTGAAGAAAATAGAAAAATAAGGAACGAAGCGCTTCAAAAAGCTTATATTAACGCTATGAATGTTCCTCTAAAACTTGCGAGATTATGTGGAGAGGCATTTACCCCGACGATGTTGATTGCGGAATACGGGAATCCTAATGCCATATCTGATGCGGCAGTTGGGGCTATTCTACTATATGCAGCTATAGAAGGAGCTGTTTTAAATGTAAAAGTGAATTTGCCTTATATTAAGGATAAAGAACTGGCAGAAAAAGCGCGGATAGAATGCGATGAAATTTTAAATAAATACAAGGAAGTAAGAGATGAAGTTGTAAATAAAGTATTAAATAAAATTTCAGGGTAA
- the hutI gene encoding imidazolonepropionase, whose product MEADLLIYNIKKIYTPLGNCPQCGSDMENIEEIEDAYIAIKDGKILAAGKSPAAISAKEKIDAKGMIAIPGFVDPHTHLIHYGSRENEVALKLKGYCYVDILKQGGGILSTVNATRNASDDQLIEKAMKSLDIMLSHGTTTVEVKSGYGLSTEEEIRLLRLMNKLNSISLVDIVPTFLGAHSIPTEFKENSWGYVDKIINEMIPKVKEENLAEFCDVFCEDGAFDYEQSKKILEEAKKYGMKLKIHADELTQSGGGELAGILGAVSADHLEEVSEKGIELMKKAGTVGVLLPGVSYFLDRPYANARKLIEKGLAVALGTDYNPGTSPTENLQLIMSFAYIKMKMSAKEILTAVTLNAACAIDRGNEIGTIEKGKKADILLIDVPNLDYVMYHFGINHVNTVIKSKGDKAVVIGVR is encoded by the coding sequence ATGGAGGCAGATTTGTTAATATACAACATTAAGAAAATTTATACACCTCTTGGCAATTGCCCACAATGTGGAAGTGACATGGAAAATATAGAAGAAATTGAAGATGCTTATATTGCAATAAAAGATGGAAAAATTTTAGCGGCAGGAAAATCACCTGCCGCAATTTCTGCAAAAGAAAAAATTGACGCAAAAGGCATGATTGCAATTCCTGGATTTGTAGACCCTCATACTCATCTTATACATTATGGCTCAAGAGAAAATGAAGTGGCACTTAAATTAAAAGGGTATTGTTATGTAGACATATTAAAGCAAGGTGGAGGAATACTTTCTACTGTTAATGCAACCAGAAATGCTTCTGATGACCAATTGATAGAAAAAGCTATGAAAAGCCTTGATATAATGCTATCTCATGGCACTACTACTGTAGAAGTAAAAAGTGGATATGGACTTAGCACAGAAGAAGAGATAAGGCTTTTAAGACTTATGAATAAGCTTAATTCAATCTCTCTTGTGGATATTGTTCCTACTTTTTTAGGGGCTCATTCAATACCCACGGAGTTTAAGGAGAATTCTTGGGGATATGTTGATAAAATTATAAATGAAATGATTCCCAAAGTAAAAGAGGAAAATCTTGCAGAGTTTTGTGATGTTTTTTGCGAAGATGGAGCTTTTGACTATGAACAGTCTAAAAAGATATTAGAAGAGGCTAAAAAGTATGGAATGAAACTTAAAATTCACGCTGATGAGTTGACACAAAGTGGTGGAGGAGAATTGGCGGGAATATTAGGTGCTGTAAGCGCAGACCATCTTGAAGAGGTATCTGAAAAAGGAATTGAACTTATGAAAAAAGCAGGTACTGTAGGGGTACTTCTTCCTGGAGTTTCTTATTTTTTAGATAGACCTTATGCCAATGCAAGAAAATTAATTGAAAAAGGTCTTGCTGTGGCTCTTGGTACGGATTACAACCCGGGGACAAGCCCTACAGAAAATTTACAGCTTATAATGTCTTTTGCGTATATAAAAATGAAAATGTCTGCCAAAGAGATTTTAACTGCTGTAACTTTAAATGCAGCTTGTGCTATTGATAGGGGAAATGAAATAGGCACAATAGAAAAGGGTAAAAAGGCAGACATACTCTTAATTGACGTACCAAACCTTGACTATGTGATGTACCACTTTGGAATAAATCATGTAAACACAGTTATAAAGTCAAAAGGAGATAAGGCGGTTGTAATTGGGGTAAGGTAA
- the ftcD gene encoding glutamate formimidoyltransferase: MDQIIECVPNFSEGRDQEKIAQLVKEVVSTEGVKLLDYSSDKDHNRTVITFCGDAKGVKEAAFKLIKKASEIIDMRYHKGEHPRIGATDVVPFIPVKNATMEECIQIAREVGEKVGRELSIPVYLYEEAATTPERKNLENIRRGEYEGFFEKIKQPEWKPDFGPQEMNPKSGATVIGARNFLIAYNVNLATDNIDIANKIAKAIRFSNGGYRYVKAMGVELKERGIVQVSMNLTDFNKTPIYRVFETIKAEASRYGVNVIGSEIIGLVPAKALFDVADYYLRIENFSENMVLENRIYE, encoded by the coding sequence ATGGATCAGATAATTGAATGTGTACCTAATTTTAGTGAAGGAAGAGACCAAGAAAAAATAGCACAGCTTGTCAAAGAAGTTGTGTCGACGGAAGGAGTAAAGCTTTTGGATTACTCTTCCGATAAAGACCACAACAGGACAGTTATAACCTTTTGTGGAGATGCAAAGGGAGTAAAAGAAGCGGCTTTTAAGCTCATTAAAAAAGCTTCAGAGATAATTGATATGAGGTACCATAAAGGGGAGCATCCGAGGATTGGGGCAACAGATGTAGTACCCTTTATACCTGTGAAAAATGCTACAATGGAAGAATGTATCCAAATTGCAAGAGAAGTAGGAGAAAAGGTTGGAAGAGAGCTTAGTATACCTGTGTATTTATATGAAGAAGCTGCTACAACTCCTGAAAGAAAAAATTTAGAGAATATAAGGCGGGGAGAATATGAAGGTTTTTTTGAAAAGATAAAACAGCCGGAATGGAAGCCAGACTTTGGTCCGCAGGAGATGAACCCCAAAAGCGGTGCGACAGTGATTGGCGCAAGAAATTTTCTCATTGCCTACAATGTCAATCTTGCTACAGACAATATTGATATAGCTAACAAAATTGCTAAAGCTATCCGATTTTCAAACGGCGGTTACCGGTATGTAAAGGCGATGGGGGTGGAATTAAAAGAAAGAGGAATTGTGCAGGTGTCGATGAACCTTACTGATTTTAATAAAACACCTATTTACAGAGTTTTTGAAACAATTAAAGCAGAAGCTAGTAGGTATGGGGTAAATGTTATAGGCAGTGAAATAATAGGGCTTGTGCCAGCAAAGGCTTTGTTTGATGTGGCAGATTATTATTTAAGAATAGAGAACTTTTCTGAAAATATGGTTTTAGAAAACAGAATATACGAATGA
- the hutU gene encoding urocanate hydratase, producing MSRVIRAPRGTTLHCKNWQIEAPYRTLMNNLDPEVAEDPANLIVYGGAGKAARNWEAFDKIIESLENLEEDETLLIQSGKPVGIFKTHTMAPRVLISNAMLVPAWANWENFWDLEAKGLTMYGQMTAGSWIYIGTQGIIEGTFETFAALAKKHFDGTLKGKFVLTAGLGGMSGAQPLAVTMLDGACLVVEVDRNRIQRRLDTKYLDVMTDNLDEALEMVLKAKEEGKPLSVGLVGNAADVHPELVRRGIIPDVVTDQTSAHDPLNGYVPNGMTLEEAFALRKSNPEEYIKRAKKAMAEHVSAMLEMQKRGAIAFDYGNNIRRMAYDEGVKEAFNIQGYVPEYIRDLFSEGKGPFRWIALSGDPEDIYKTDEKVLELFPEDKLLERWIRLAREKIKFQGLPARICWLGYGQRAEFGLAINEMVRKGELKAPIVIGRDHHDTGSVASPYRETEAMKDGSDAIADWPILNALLNTASGATWVSVHHGGGVGIGYSIHAGVVVCADGTKESDLRIERVLTSDPGSGVMRHADAGYEIAIRTAKEKGIKMPMLK from the coding sequence ATGTCAAGAGTTATAAGAGCGCCAAGGGGGACCACATTACATTGCAAGAATTGGCAAATAGAGGCGCCTTACAGGACTTTGATGAACAATCTAGATCCGGAGGTAGCAGAGGACCCGGCGAATTTGATAGTGTATGGAGGAGCAGGAAAAGCTGCAAGAAATTGGGAAGCTTTTGATAAAATAATAGAGAGCTTAGAAAATTTGGAGGAAGATGAGACACTTCTCATACAATCTGGGAAACCTGTAGGAATTTTTAAAACTCATACAATGGCACCAAGAGTGCTCATATCCAATGCAATGTTAGTACCTGCATGGGCTAATTGGGAAAATTTCTGGGACCTTGAGGCAAAAGGGCTTACCATGTATGGGCAAATGACAGCAGGAAGTTGGATATATATAGGAACACAAGGGATTATAGAAGGAACTTTTGAGACTTTTGCAGCTCTTGCTAAAAAACATTTTGATGGAACATTGAAGGGAAAGTTTGTACTTACAGCCGGACTTGGAGGTATGAGCGGAGCGCAGCCTTTAGCAGTTACCATGTTGGATGGCGCATGCCTTGTAGTAGAAGTGGACAGAAATAGAATACAGAGAAGATTAGATACTAAATACCTTGATGTAATGACAGACAATCTTGACGAAGCTTTAGAAATGGTTTTGAAAGCGAAAGAAGAAGGAAAGCCTTTGTCAGTTGGACTTGTCGGAAATGCCGCAGATGTTCATCCTGAGCTTGTAAGGAGAGGAATAATTCCAGACGTTGTAACAGACCAGACATCAGCCCATGACCCATTAAACGGATATGTGCCAAATGGAATGACACTAGAAGAGGCATTTGCTCTTAGAAAATCAAATCCGGAGGAATATATAAAGAGAGCTAAAAAAGCTATGGCAGAGCATGTTTCAGCAATGCTTGAGATGCAAAAAAGAGGAGCAATAGCTTTTGATTACGGCAATAACATAAGGAGAATGGCTTATGATGAAGGGGTAAAAGAGGCTTTTAATATCCAAGGTTATGTTCCTGAGTATATAAGAGATTTATTCTCTGAAGGGAAGGGACCTTTCCGCTGGATTGCATTATCAGGAGACCCTGAGGATATTTACAAGACTGACGAAAAAGTTTTAGAACTTTTCCCTGAAGATAAACTGCTTGAAAGATGGATTAGGTTAGCGAGAGAAAAGATTAAATTCCAAGGATTGCCTGCGAGGATTTGTTGGTTAGGATATGGCCAAAGGGCGGAATTTGGACTTGCAATAAATGAAATGGTGAGAAAAGGCGAACTGAAAGCTCCTATTGTAATAGGTCGTGACCACCATGATACAGGTTCTGTTGCATCCCCTTACAGAGAAACGGAGGCAATGAAAGATGGCAGTGATGCTATCGCAGATTGGCCAATACTTAACGCCTTGTTAAATACTGCTTCAGGAGCTACATGGGTATCAGTACATCACGGCGGTGGAGTTGGAATAGGATATTCAATACACGCAGGAGTAGTGGTGTGTGCCGATGGAACAAAAGAGTCTGACTTGAGAATAGAGCGGGTTTTGACCTCTGACCCTGGTTCTGGTGTTATGAGACATGCAGATGCTGGATATGAAATTGCAATAAGAACTGCGAAAGAAAAAGGAATAAAAATGCCTATGCTAAAATAA
- a CDS encoding methyl-accepting chemotaxis protein has protein sequence MKSIRTKLLVFILLFILIPLVITGYFSTNIAESVLKTKINDSNQAALSVLNKYINSIKQDTESMLEMLAESNTIMNYDGSSASDEAVLKKLEEVKKSMPNAMNVYFATPDKKMILYPPQKLENYDPTERPWYKDAEKAGGNIVWTDPYEDFNTKAPEITVTKAITGSSGKLVGILGIDISLEQLSKNISSVKLGKTGYIYLVTKDGTVITHPDTTKLFTSIKKYDFGEKLLSLNNATIQYSSNNVYKFASVRNLDSFGWKAVVTMGNSELTKDVTKIRDFVITVSIIVLLIGFLIAYFFANSISSGIKKVVTAMSAAAKGDITVKANVKAKDEVGILANSFNTMIEGIKRLVFDIRSVSESVNHSAENMAVASEQAAQATQDVAKAIEEIAQGASSQAREAEESTNATVLLGQLIDQSLKNADEINQEVANVSMVSNEGLVIIDDLIKKTELTVEANNNVKESTNYLLEKSTEISKIVETITSIADQTNLLSLNAAIEAARAGEAGRGFAVVADEVRKLAEQSSQAARNIANLISEIQNTINDTYKTVEDSTKSIEEQSNVVNTTKDVFEGILHAVNFIVEKIDNLNKSLKEIEEHKNKIVDSIQNIAAVSEESAASAEEVSATSQEQSAIVEEMASTANELKNYANTLIEAIKQFKVE, from the coding sequence ATGAAAAGCATTAGAACAAAACTTTTGGTGTTTATACTCTTGTTTATTTTAATTCCCCTTGTCATAACAGGATATTTTTCTACAAATATTGCAGAGAGTGTTCTTAAAACCAAGATAAACGATTCTAATCAAGCAGCTTTATCGGTTTTAAATAAGTACATAAATTCTATTAAACAAGACACAGAATCAATGCTTGAAATGTTAGCTGAATCAAATACTATAATGAATTATGATGGGAGCAGCGCTTCAGATGAGGCAGTACTTAAAAAATTAGAAGAAGTCAAAAAATCTATGCCAAATGCAATGAATGTGTATTTTGCGACACCTGATAAAAAGATGATTTTGTACCCACCTCAAAAACTAGAAAATTACGATCCAACAGAAAGGCCGTGGTATAAAGATGCTGAAAAAGCCGGAGGTAATATTGTCTGGACAGATCCTTATGAAGATTTCAATACTAAGGCGCCAGAAATCACTGTTACTAAAGCCATTACGGGTTCGAGTGGTAAGTTAGTAGGCATATTAGGAATTGATATAAGTTTAGAACAACTTTCTAAAAATATATCTAGTGTTAAACTTGGAAAGACAGGGTACATATACCTAGTTACAAAAGATGGTACTGTTATTACTCATCCGGATACTACTAAGTTGTTTACTTCTATAAAAAAATATGACTTTGGGGAAAAATTGTTAAGTCTTAATAATGCTACTATACAGTACAGTTCAAACAATGTGTACAAGTTTGCCAGTGTGAGAAATCTTGACAGCTTTGGGTGGAAAGCAGTAGTTACAATGGGAAATAGCGAATTAACAAAAGATGTGACGAAAATACGAGATTTTGTAATCACTGTAAGTATAATAGTATTACTCATAGGATTTTTAATAGCATACTTCTTTGCAAATTCTATATCCTCAGGAATCAAAAAAGTGGTAACTGCTATGTCTGCAGCAGCTAAAGGGGATATTACGGTTAAAGCTAATGTAAAAGCAAAAGATGAAGTTGGAATATTGGCAAATAGCTTCAACACCATGATTGAAGGAATAAAAAGGCTTGTTTTTGACATAAGAAGCGTATCAGAGTCCGTAAATCACTCAGCGGAAAACATGGCTGTAGCTTCTGAACAAGCAGCACAAGCCACACAAGACGTTGCAAAAGCCATTGAAGAAATCGCACAAGGAGCTTCTAGCCAAGCAAGAGAAGCAGAGGAGAGCACTAATGCCACTGTATTACTTGGGCAATTGATAGACCAATCCCTTAAAAACGCTGATGAGATAAACCAAGAAGTAGCGAATGTCAGCATGGTATCCAACGAAGGGCTTGTGATTATAGATGACTTAATTAAAAAGACAGAATTGACAGTAGAAGCAAATAACAATGTAAAAGAATCCACAAATTATCTTTTAGAAAAATCTACGGAAATAAGCAAGATTGTAGAGACGATAACAAGCATAGCAGACCAGACAAATCTTTTATCACTAAACGCCGCGATAGAAGCAGCAAGAGCAGGAGAGGCAGGAAGAGGTTTTGCCGTTGTAGCAGACGAAGTGAGGAAATTGGCAGAGCAGTCCTCACAGGCAGCGAGAAATATAGCTAACTTAATATCTGAGATACAAAACACGATTAACGATACTTACAAGACAGTAGAAGACTCAACAAAATCAATAGAAGAGCAAAGCAATGTAGTCAATACCACAAAAGATGTATTTGAAGGAATACTTCATGCAGTGAATTTCATAGTAGAGAAGATTGACAATCTAAACAAATCATTAAAGGAGATAGAGGAACATAAAAACAAGATAGTAGATTCAATACAGAACATAGCGGCTGTATCAGAAGAGTCAGCGGCATCAGCGGAAGAAGTATCCGCAACATCACAAGAACAGTCGGCAATTGTGGAAGAGATGGCATCAACAGCAAATGAACTTAAGAATTATGCAAATACTCTCATTGAGGCGATTAAACAATTTAAAGTTGAGTAA